The following coding sequences are from one Candidatus Methylomirabilis sp. window:
- the cobA gene encoding uroporphyrinogen-III C-methyltransferase, whose protein sequence is MPGMGKAYLIGAGPGDPGLLTLRGKACLEEADVVIYDALANPALLRHARADAERIFAGKRGGAPGMPQEEINRLLVTRCRAGQVVARLKGGDPFIFGRGGEEAEALAAVGCPFEVVPGVTSAVAVPAYAGIPLTHRDLTSTVAFVTGHEDPMREESGVSWEALARGIGTLVFLMGVGTLPTIARQLIAQGRSPETPVAVIRWGTTPRQQTVVGSLADIVQKVEAAGLSPPAITVVGEVVGLRKVLNWFERKPLFGKTVVVTRAREQASVFARLLEAAGAEVLEAPAIALEPPPSWAPLDEALAHLDRYAWVLFTSANGVRAFAERLGARGLDWRALGSCRLAAIGPATAEALAAYGMRADRVAEEFTAEGLLTALGNEPVAGKRLLLPRAEVARETLPEELRRRGATVDVIPVYRTVPDATAAAALREALKGRRVAAVTFTSSSTVENFVEMLKGEDLPTSLNGVRIACIGPVTAEAARRHGLHPDILPAAHTIPALAEALVAALGTPPQR, encoded by the coding sequence ATGCCGGGGATGGGCAAGGCCTATCTCATCGGCGCGGGACCGGGGGACCCCGGCCTCCTCACCCTCCGGGGGAAAGCCTGCCTGGAGGAGGCTGACGTCGTGATCTACGACGCCCTGGCCAACCCGGCGCTGCTCCGGCACGCCCGGGCGGATGCCGAGCGGATCTTCGCCGGGAAGCGGGGGGGGGCACCGGGGATGCCCCAGGAGGAGATCAATCGCCTGCTCGTCACGCGCTGCCGGGCCGGGCAGGTAGTGGCGCGCCTCAAGGGGGGGGACCCCTTCATCTTCGGACGCGGGGGGGAGGAGGCGGAGGCACTCGCCGCCGTCGGCTGCCCCTTCGAGGTCGTCCCGGGGGTCACGTCGGCCGTGGCCGTCCCGGCCTACGCCGGCATCCCCCTCACCCACCGGGACCTGACCTCCACGGTCGCCTTCGTGACCGGCCACGAGGACCCCATGCGGGAGGAGTCCGGTGTCTCCTGGGAGGCTCTGGCTCGAGGGATCGGGACCCTGGTCTTCCTGATGGGCGTCGGGACCCTCCCCACGATCGCGCGGCAGCTCATCGCCCAGGGGCGCTCGCCGGAGACCCCGGTCGCGGTCATCCGCTGGGGAACGACACCTCGGCAGCAAACCGTCGTCGGGTCCCTGGCGGACATCGTCCAGAAGGTGGAGGCGGCGGGGCTCTCCCCGCCCGCCATCACGGTGGTGGGCGAGGTGGTCGGCCTCCGGAAGGTCCTCAACTGGTTCGAACGCAAGCCCCTCTTCGGGAAGACCGTGGTGGTCACCCGGGCGCGCGAGCAGGCGAGCGTCTTCGCCCGCCTCCTCGAAGCCGCCGGGGCGGAGGTCCTCGAGGCCCCCGCCATCGCCCTCGAGCCCCCGCCCTCCTGGGCCCCCCTGGATGAGGCGCTGGCCCACCTCGACCGCTACGCGTGGGTCCTCTTCACCAGCGCCAACGGGGTCCGGGCCTTCGCGGAGCGGCTCGGCGCGCGCGGTCTGGACTGGCGGGCGCTCGGGTCCTGCCGCCTCGCCGCGATCGGCCCCGCCACCGCCGAGGCGCTCGCCGCCTACGGCATGCGGGCGGACCGGGTCGCGGAGGAGTTCACAGCGGAGGGGCTGCTCACGGCTCTCGGGAACGAGCCGGTTGCCGGCAAGCGCCTGCTCCTCCCCCGCGCCGAGGTCGCCCGGGAGACCCTCCCGGAGGAGCTCCGGCGGCGCGGCGCCACGGTGGACGTGATCCCGGTCTACCGGACGGTCCCCGACGCCACGGCCGCAGCCGCCCTCAGGGAGGCCCTGAAGGGGCGACGCGTTGCCGCCGTCACGTTCACCTCCTCCTCGACCGTCGAGAACTTCGTCGAAATGCTCAAGGGAGAGGACCTCCCGACCTCCCTCAACGGTGTCCGGATTGCCTGCATCGGCCCGGTGACGGCCGAGGCGGCGCGCCGTCACGGGCTGCACCCCGACATCCTCCCGGCGGCCCATACCATCCCCGCCCTCGCCGAGGCCCTCGTGGCCGCCCTCGGCACGCCCCCCCAACGGTAA